The Aphis gossypii isolate Hap1 chromosome 3, ASM2018417v2, whole genome shotgun sequence genome includes a region encoding these proteins:
- the LOC126551097 gene encoding uncharacterized protein LOC126551097, with the protein MSYPLKIMDIPDSLPFFFVHGRTMFGMKMMRKEKTNGHMVYDYYPLKKEDADNKIKEQIEKNEFPVFPPGPPRTYIRNKTTFIYKSLLYNEKNGYYTFEYYPLKDEEQIDSNGVPLGQENVIQEEKKGISAISMNVKYETGRDPKDNELEKVMDKGTQHNSSGSPSVRGPANDEQQIDSNGVPLGQENVIQEEKKDISAISTNVKYETGRDPKDNELENVMDKGTQYNSSGSPSVRGPANDEQQIDSNGVPLGQENVIQEEKKDISAISTNVKYETGRDPKDNELENVMDKGTQHNSSGSPSVRGPANDEEQIDSNGVPLGQENVIQEEKKDILTISTKIKYETGRDPKENDLKKSNL; encoded by the exons ATGTCATATCCTTTGAAAATTATGGATATTCCAGATTCTCTACCATTCTTTTTTGTTCATGGCCGAACTATGTTCGGAATGAAAATGAtgagaaaagaaaaaacaaatggaCACATGGTATATGACTACTATCCATTAAAAAAG GAAGATGCtgacaacaaaattaaagaacaaatagaaaaaaacg aatttccAGTATTTCCACCGGGTCCGCCCAGAACATATATtcgaaataaaacaacatttatatacaaatcgttattgtataatgaaaaaaatggctACTATACTTTTGAGTATTATCCATTAAAG GATGAAGAACAAATCGATTCGAATGGAGTACCTCTCGGTCAGGAAAATGTCATCCAGGAAGAGAAGAAAGGTATTTCGGCAATAAGCATGAATGTTAAATACGAAACAGGACGCGATCCTAAAGACAATGAACTGGAAAAGGTTATGGACAAGGGGACACAACATAATAGCAGCGGATCTCCAAGTGTTAGAGGACCTGCAAAC GATGAACAACAAATCGATTCGAATGGAGTACCTCTCGGTCAGGAAAATGTCATCCAGGAAGAGAAGAAAGATATTTCGGCAATAAGCACGAATGTTAAATACGAAACAGGACGCGATCCTAAAGACAATGAACTGGAAAATGTTATGGACAAGGGGACACAATATAATAGCAGCGGATCTCCAAGTGTTAGAGGACCTGCAAAC GATGAACAACAAATCGATTCGAATGGAGTACCTCTCGGTCAGGAAAATGTCATCCAGGAAGAGAAGAAAGATATTTCGGCAATAAGCACGAATGTTAAATACGAAACAGGACGCGATCCTAAAGACAATGAACTGGAAAATGTTATGGACAAGGGGACACAACATAATAGCAGCGGATCTCCAAGTGTTAGAGGACCTGCAAAC GATGAAGAACAAATCGATTCGAATGGAGTACCTCTCGGTCAGGAAAATGTCATCCAGGAAGAGAAGAAAGATATTTTGACAATAAGCacgaaaattaaatacgaAACAGGACGCGATCCTAAAGAAAATGATCTGAAAAAG tcaaaTCTGTAA
- the LOC114120907 gene encoding poly(rC)-binding protein 2 isoform X3, protein MDAKSKDDSNISLTLRLIMQGKEVGSIIGKKGEIVKRFREESGAKINISDGSCPERIVTISGSTEAIYKAFSLICTKVEEFIEMQNGKTGATAIGKCGMTLRLIVPASQCGSLIGKGGNKIKEIREATGAQIQVASDVLPQSTERAVTLTGTRDSITQCIFHICAVMVESPPKGVTIPYRAKPQMGAPVILAGGQAFTLASAGSAAGCDVGTMMVGGGPYNAPMLMVPPSPGAAASLGLIDPLDYPLLKNAFGPSQLGKLTGNPLAGLAALGLGSLGGPANSFNPAALAALAGSQLRSNGSGANINSRSGGGQQTHEMTVPNDLIGCIIGKGGTKIAEIRQISGAMIRISNCEDREGSASTDRTITITGNPDSVALAQYLINMRISMETAGLALPGYHYVSPNHIVKSPIH, encoded by the exons gaAGTTGGTAGCATAATAGGAAAAAAAGGAGAAATTGTCAAACGGTTCAGAGAagag tctggTGCCAAAATCAACATATCTGACGGCTCTTGTCCAGAGAGAATAGTTACCATATCAGGATCTACTGAAGCCATCTACAAagcattttctttaatatgcACAAAAGTTGAAGAG tttatTGAAATGCAAAATGGCAAAACTGGTGCAACAGCTATTGGAAAATGTGGTATGACCCTCCGGCTAATTGTTCCAGCATCACAATGTGGATCTTTAATTGGGAAAGGTGgtaataaaatcaaagaaaTTAGGGAAGCTACTGGAGCACAAATACAAGTAGCTTCAGATGTACTTCCTCAATCTACAGAGAGAGCGGTTACATTAACTGGTACGAGGGACTCAATAACGCAGTGCATATTTCACATTTGTGCAGTTATGGTGGAA tCACCTCCTAAAGGTGTTACAATACCTTATCGTGCAAAACCTCAGATGGGTGCACCAGTCATTCTAGCTGGAGGACAAGCATTTACTCTAGCAAGTGCAGGATCCGCGGCAGGTTGTGATGTAGGCACCATGATGGTAGGTGGTGGCCCATATAACGCTCCAATGCTTATGGTTCCTCCATCGCCTGGAGCAGCAGCAAGTCTAGGCTTAATTGATCCACTTGACTACCCCCTgcttaaaaatgcatttggaCCTTCACAA ttgggGAAATTGACTGGAAATCCGTTAGCTGGTCTTGCGGCACTTGGACTTGGAAGTTTGGGAGGACCTGCGAATTCATTTAATCCAGCTG caTTGGCGGCATTAGCTGGTAGCCAATTAAGATCTAATGGTTCTGGAGCCAATATTAATAGTAGATCTGGTGGCGGTCAACAAACTCATGAAATGACTGTACCAAATGACTTAATTGGTTGCATCATTGGCAAGGGAGGTACTAAAATCGCTGAAATTAG GCAAATCAGTGGAGCAATGATCCGGATCTCAAACTGTGAAGACCGTGAAGGAAGTGCCAGCACGGATAGGACCATAACAATAACTGGAAATCCTGATTCAGTGGCTTTAGCTCAGTACTTAATCAATATGAG GATATCTATGGAGACTGCTGGACTAGCCTTGCCCGGTTATCATTATGTATCACCTAATCACATTGTCAAGTCACCGATTCATTAA
- the LOC114120907 gene encoding poly(rC)-binding protein 3 isoform X2 — MDAKSKDDSNISLTLRLIMQGKEVGSIIGKKGEIVKRFREESGAKINISDGSCPERIVTISGSTEAIYKAFSLICTKVEEFIEMQNGKTGATAIGKCGMTLRLIVPASQCGSLIGKGGNKIKEIREATGAQIQVASDVLPQSTERAVTLTGTRDSITQCIFHICAVMVESPPKGVTIPYRAKPQMGAPVILAGGQAFTLASAGSAAGCDVGTMMVGGGPYNAPMLMVPPSPGAAASLGLIDPLDYPLLKNAFGPSQLGKLTGNPLAGLAALGLGSLGGPANSFNPAALAALAGSQLRSNGSGANINSRSGGGQQTHEMTVPNDLIGCIIGKGGTKIAEIRQISGAMIRISNCEDREGSASTDRTITITGNPDSVALAQYLINMSALIVFVIMECSWGKGWLKIVAALYLLVNFQLFKFILRKS; from the exons gaAGTTGGTAGCATAATAGGAAAAAAAGGAGAAATTGTCAAACGGTTCAGAGAagag tctggTGCCAAAATCAACATATCTGACGGCTCTTGTCCAGAGAGAATAGTTACCATATCAGGATCTACTGAAGCCATCTACAAagcattttctttaatatgcACAAAAGTTGAAGAG tttatTGAAATGCAAAATGGCAAAACTGGTGCAACAGCTATTGGAAAATGTGGTATGACCCTCCGGCTAATTGTTCCAGCATCACAATGTGGATCTTTAATTGGGAAAGGTGgtaataaaatcaaagaaaTTAGGGAAGCTACTGGAGCACAAATACAAGTAGCTTCAGATGTACTTCCTCAATCTACAGAGAGAGCGGTTACATTAACTGGTACGAGGGACTCAATAACGCAGTGCATATTTCACATTTGTGCAGTTATGGTGGAA tCACCTCCTAAAGGTGTTACAATACCTTATCGTGCAAAACCTCAGATGGGTGCACCAGTCATTCTAGCTGGAGGACAAGCATTTACTCTAGCAAGTGCAGGATCCGCGGCAGGTTGTGATGTAGGCACCATGATGGTAGGTGGTGGCCCATATAACGCTCCAATGCTTATGGTTCCTCCATCGCCTGGAGCAGCAGCAAGTCTAGGCTTAATTGATCCACTTGACTACCCCCTgcttaaaaatgcatttggaCCTTCACAA ttgggGAAATTGACTGGAAATCCGTTAGCTGGTCTTGCGGCACTTGGACTTGGAAGTTTGGGAGGACCTGCGAATTCATTTAATCCAGCTG caTTGGCGGCATTAGCTGGTAGCCAATTAAGATCTAATGGTTCTGGAGCCAATATTAATAGTAGATCTGGTGGCGGTCAACAAACTCATGAAATGACTGTACCAAATGACTTAATTGGTTGCATCATTGGCAAGGGAGGTACTAAAATCGCTGAAATTAG GCAAATCAGTGGAGCAATGATCCGGATCTCAAACTGTGAAGACCGTGAAGGAAGTGCCAGCACGGATAGGACCATAACAATAACTGGAAATCCTGATTCAGTGGCTTTAGCTCAGTACTTAATCAATATGAG CGCATTAATTGTATTCGTGATAATGGAGTGTTCATGGGGGAAGGGGTGGTTGAAAATCGTTGCtgcgttatatttattagtcaattttcaattattcaagtttatattaagaaaatcataa
- the LOC114120907 gene encoding poly(rC)-binding protein 3 isoform X1, with the protein MDAKSKDDSNISLTLRLIMQGKEVGSIIGKKGEIVKRFREESGAKINISDGSCPERIVTISGSTEAIYKAFSLICTKVEEFIEMQNGKTGATAIGKCGMTLRLIVPASQCGSLIGKGGNKIKEIREATGAQIQVASDVLPQSTERAVTLTGTRDSITQCIFHICAVMVESPPKGVTIPYRAKPQMGAPVILAGGQAFTLASAGSAAGCDVGTMMVGGGPYNAPMLMVPPSPGAAASLGLIDPLDYPLLKNAFGPSQLGKLTGNPLAGLAALGLGSLGGPANSFNPAALAALAGSQLRSNGSGANINSRSGGGQQTHEMTVPNDLIGCIIGKGGTKIAEIRQISGAMIRISNCEDREGSASTDRTITITGNPDSVALAQYLINMSLDIQRASMLQSEIQHHHHHLLHHQQHHQQQQQQQQQQQQQQQQQQQQQLVLPPHQYPFPVHHMLVTCNTTNTTTTSATNVHQTANPLPATHPHHQQQYTTAADILPVQHHFHGPAVAALLSPQPAVAKHKTDRIKFTPY; encoded by the exons gaAGTTGGTAGCATAATAGGAAAAAAAGGAGAAATTGTCAAACGGTTCAGAGAagag tctggTGCCAAAATCAACATATCTGACGGCTCTTGTCCAGAGAGAATAGTTACCATATCAGGATCTACTGAAGCCATCTACAAagcattttctttaatatgcACAAAAGTTGAAGAG tttatTGAAATGCAAAATGGCAAAACTGGTGCAACAGCTATTGGAAAATGTGGTATGACCCTCCGGCTAATTGTTCCAGCATCACAATGTGGATCTTTAATTGGGAAAGGTGgtaataaaatcaaagaaaTTAGGGAAGCTACTGGAGCACAAATACAAGTAGCTTCAGATGTACTTCCTCAATCTACAGAGAGAGCGGTTACATTAACTGGTACGAGGGACTCAATAACGCAGTGCATATTTCACATTTGTGCAGTTATGGTGGAA tCACCTCCTAAAGGTGTTACAATACCTTATCGTGCAAAACCTCAGATGGGTGCACCAGTCATTCTAGCTGGAGGACAAGCATTTACTCTAGCAAGTGCAGGATCCGCGGCAGGTTGTGATGTAGGCACCATGATGGTAGGTGGTGGCCCATATAACGCTCCAATGCTTATGGTTCCTCCATCGCCTGGAGCAGCAGCAAGTCTAGGCTTAATTGATCCACTTGACTACCCCCTgcttaaaaatgcatttggaCCTTCACAA ttgggGAAATTGACTGGAAATCCGTTAGCTGGTCTTGCGGCACTTGGACTTGGAAGTTTGGGAGGACCTGCGAATTCATTTAATCCAGCTG caTTGGCGGCATTAGCTGGTAGCCAATTAAGATCTAATGGTTCTGGAGCCAATATTAATAGTAGATCTGGTGGCGGTCAACAAACTCATGAAATGACTGTACCAAATGACTTAATTGGTTGCATCATTGGCAAGGGAGGTACTAAAATCGCTGAAATTAG GCAAATCAGTGGAGCAATGATCCGGATCTCAAACTGTGAAGACCGTGAAGGAAGTGCCAGCACGGATAGGACCATAACAATAACTGGAAATCCTGATTCAGTGGCTTTAGCTCAGTACTTAATCAATATGAG CTTGGACATACAGCGCGCATCGATGTTGCAATCAGAAATCCAACACCACCACCATCACCTCCTTCACCACCAACAACATcaccagcagcagcagcaacagcagcaacagcaacaacaacagcagcaacaacagcaacaacaacagctAGTATTGCCGCCGCACCAGTACCCGTTCCCTGTTCACCACATGCTCGTCACATGCAACACCACGAACACCACGACCACCTCGGCCACGAACGTCCATCAGACCGCCAACCCATTGCCAGCTACCCATCCGCACCACCAACAGCAGTACACGACCGCCGCTGACATATTACCCGTCCAGCACCATTTCCACGGTCCCGCGGTAGCCGCACTGCTATCCCCTCAGCCGGCCGTTGCCAAACACAAAACCGATCGCATCAAGTTTACGCCGtactga